In the genome of Pempheris klunzingeri isolate RE-2024b chromosome 3, fPemKlu1.hap1, whole genome shotgun sequence, one region contains:
- the LOC139198573 gene encoding BTB/POZ domain-containing protein 3-like, with product MAAELFPTKKLVPSASASSTTSTSIQQYQQNRTNNNTTTSSCCNWQGLYPTIRERNSVMFNNEMMADVHFVVGPPGGTQRVPGHKYVLAVGSSVFHAMFYGELAEDQDEIRIPDVEPPSFLAMLKYIYCDEIDLCADTVLATLYAAKKYIVPHLARACVNFLETSLSAKNACVLLSQSCLFEEPDLTQRCWEVIDAQAELALRSEGFCDIDSQTLESILRRETLNAKEMVVFEAALSWAEAECQRQDLAPTIENKRLVLGKAIYLIRVPTMALEDFANGAAQSGVLTLNETNDIFLWYTAANKPELLFCTKPRKGLAPQRCHRFQSCAYRSNQWRYRGRCDSIQFAVDKRVFIAGFGLYGSSCGSAEYSAKIELKRQGVPMGQRIIKYFSDGSSSTFPVWFDYPVQIEPDTFYTASVVLDGNELSYFGQEGMTEVQCGKVTFQFQCSSDSTNGTGVQGGQIPELIFYA from the exons ATGGCTGCAGAGCTGTTTCCCACTAAGAAGCTGGTCCCCTCCGCCTCAGCGAGcagcaccacctccacctccatccaGCAGTACCAGCAGAACCggaccaacaacaacaccaccaccagcagctgctgcaactgGCAGGGTCTGTACCCGACCATCCGAGAGAG GAATTCAGTCATGTTCAACAATGAGATGATGGCAGATGTTCACTTTGTGGTCGGGCCGCCTGGAGGGACGCAGCGAGTACCAGGACataag TACGTCCTGGCTGTTGGCAGCTCGGTGTTCCACGCCATGTTTTACGGAGAACTGGCCGAGGATCAGGACGAGATCCGGATCCCTGACGTGGAGCCTCCCTCGTTCCTCGCCATGTTGAA GTATATCTACTGTGATGAGATCGACCTGTGCGCTGACACGGTGCTCGCCACCCTCTACGCCGCCAAAAAGTACATCGTGCCTCACCTGGCCCGGGCCTGCGTCAACTTCCTGGAGACGAGCCTGAGCGCCAAGAACGCCTGCGTGCTGCTGTCTCAGAGCTGCCTGTTCGAGGAGCCCGACCTGACGCAGCGCTGCTGGGAGGTGATCGACGCTCAGGCCGAGCTCGCTCTGCGCTCCGAAGGCTTCTGCGACATCGACTCCCAGACGCTGGAGAGCATCCTGCGGCGAGAGACGCTCAACGCCAAAGAGATGGTGGTGTTCGAGGCGGCGCTGAGCTGGGCCGAGGCCGAGTGTCAGCGGCAAGACCTGGCGCCGACGATCGAGAACAAGCGCCTGGTGCTGGGGAAGGCCATCTACTTAATCCGCGTCCCCACCATGGCGCTGGAGGACTTCGCCAACGGAGCGGCGCAGTCCGGTGTGCTCACGCTCAACGAGACCAACGACATCTTCCTGTGGTACACCGCCGCCAACAAGCCAGAGCTCTTGTTCTGCACCAAACCCCGCAAAGGCCTGGCGCCGCAGCGGTGCCACCGCTTCCAGTCCTGCGCCTACAGGAGCAACCAGTGGCGATACCGAGGCCGCTGCGACAGCATCCAGTTCGCCGTGGACAAACGCGTCTTCATCGCCGGCTTCGGCCTGTACGGCTCCAGCTGCGGTTCGGCCGAGTACAGCGCCAAGATCGAGCTGAAGCGCCAGGGCGTGCCGATGGGCCAGAGGATCATCAAGTACTTCTCGGACGGCTCCAGCAGCACCTTCCCCGTGTGGTTCGACTACCCCGTGCAGATCGAGCCCGACACCTTCTACACCGCCAGCGTGGTGCTGGACGGCAACGAGCTCAGCTACTTCGGCCAGGAGGGCATGACAGAGGTGCAGTGTGGGAAAGTGACCTTCCAGTTCCAGTGTTCCTCGGACAGCACCAACGGCACCGGAGTGCAGGGGGGCCAGATCCCCGAGCTGATCTTCTACGCCTGA